The following coding sequences lie in one Pseudorasbora parva isolate DD20220531a chromosome 18, ASM2467924v1, whole genome shotgun sequence genomic window:
- the coro6 gene encoding coronin-6 isoform X2, translating to MAHCIWIITCRVLKLPHFPGIGKCQAEVRLICKPTALASHLKKHCYALAKPPLARWPQADPHLQIITNLMWPTNEGAELQGGVRFKRDNLLLEDGGIVALDWAVSLIDQQVPVKRNHHPGGRVLGLHSSNPAIVIIIPNALGRVTPHLIKLCRQALQQGFYPVVFHRRGQGGCPLTTPHYQEFGNPTDLVQAVAYLRSHHPSSTLLAVSEGSGSGLLLSYLGECGSSSYLTAAVCISPVFHGQLWFEYELPWLYHWITLIYRKLQINRYATALSSAMDAAKILRCDSLRDMEELMFCATKQSDHRRSDSVDRVGKDSSRLSTKPDWVSYWERNEPLRDADEVAVPVLCLCSRDDPLLPPLSTVPEALFHNSPYFLLAMTEQGGHCGFICEDGHGGTTSWSHSVALEYFRVVAEFFGVEEKKGLKDDFAHRGSQGLRHSASAVLSRRRRSTLLRKERPIIGSRRRQISTPSDMFTFEEEQVDFTWNRSYTR from the exons ATGGCTCACTGTATCTGGATTATAACATGTAGAGTCCTGAAACTGCCGCATTTTCCAGGGATAGGAAAATGCCAGGCGGAGGTCAGACTGATCTGTAAACCCACAGCGCTTGCCAGCCACCTGAAGAAACACTGCTATGCTTTGGCAAAGCCTCCACTGGCAAGATGGCCTCAAGCTGACCCTCATCTTCAGATTATCACCAATCTCATGTGGCCCACAAATGAAGGTGCAGAACTCCAAGGAGGAGTCCGCTTTAAAAGGGATAACCTTCTCTTAGAGGATGGGGGTATTGTGGCCTTGGACTGGGCGGTGAGTCTAATTGACCAACAAGTTCCGGTCAAAAGGAATCATCATCCTGGAGGAAGGGTTCTCGGCCTTCACTCTAGCAATCCGGCTATTGTTATTATAATTCCCAATGCCCTGGGCAGAGTGACGCCACACTTGATCAAATTGTGCCGCCAGGCTTTGCAACAGGGTTTCTATCCGGTGGTGTTCCATCGACGCGGTCAGGGTGGTTGCCCGCTGACCACTCCACACTACCAGGAGTTCGGAAATCCCACTGACCTTGTGCAAGCTGTAGCATACCTGCGGAGTCATCATCCATCCTCAACTTTGCTTGCAGTAAGTGAGGGCTCGGGATCAGGGTTGCTGCTGTCATATCTGGGGGAGTGCGGCTCTTCATCCTACCTGACGGCCGCTGTTTGCATCTCTCCCGTGTTTCATGGACAACTGTGGTTTGAGTATGAGCTCCCTTGGCTCTATCACTGGATAACCCTCATCTATCGCAAGCTTCAAATAAACAG GTACGCCACTGCTTTGAGCTCGGCGATGGATGCAGCAAAAATTCTACGTTGCGACTCTTTGCGAGACATGGAAGAGCTCATGTTCTGTGCTACTAAGCAGTCGGATCACAGAAGGTCTGACTCGGTGGATCGTGTTGGAAAAGACAGCTCAAGATTATCGACAAAGCCCGACTGGGTAAGTTACTGGGAGAGGAATGAACCTTTGCGGGACGCAGACGAAGTGGCAGTGCCAGTGCTCTGCTTGTGTAGCCGAGATGATCCTCTACTTCCACCTCTCTCCACCGTACCCGAGGCGCTTTTTCATAACAGCCCTTACTTTCTGCTGGCCATGACAGAACAGGGAGGCCACTGCGGATTTATTTGTGAGGATGGACATGGAGGCACTACTTCCTGGAGTCATTCTGTGGCGTTGGAATACTTTAGGGTAGTTGCCGAATTCTTCGGGGTAGAAGAGAAGAAAgggttgaaggatgactttgcACACCGTGGCAGCCAGGGCTTGAGGCATAGCGCCAGCGCTGTGCTGTCTCGAAGAAGGAGGTCAACCTTGCTCCGGAAGGAAAGGCCCATCATAGGTTCAAGAAGAAGGCAGATCTCAACTCCCTCCGACATGTTCACATTTGAAGAAGAGCAGGTGGATTTTACTTGGAATAGATCCTACACACGCTGA
- the coro6 gene encoding coronin-6 isoform X1: MWEFFLCLLPSLVLILVAGLLRWKWTRRFADSTFQQMAHCIWIITCRVLKLPHFPGIGKCQAEVRLICKPTALASHLKKHCYALAKPPLARWPQADPHLQIITNLMWPTNEGAELQGGVRFKRDNLLLEDGGIVALDWAVSLIDQQVPVKRNHHPGGRVLGLHSSNPAIVIIIPNALGRVTPHLIKLCRQALQQGFYPVVFHRRGQGGCPLTTPHYQEFGNPTDLVQAVAYLRSHHPSSTLLAVSEGSGSGLLLSYLGECGSSSYLTAAVCISPVFHGQLWFEYELPWLYHWITLIYRKLQINRYATALSSAMDAAKILRCDSLRDMEELMFCATKQSDHRRSDSVDRVGKDSSRLSTKPDWVSYWERNEPLRDADEVAVPVLCLCSRDDPLLPPLSTVPEALFHNSPYFLLAMTEQGGHCGFICEDGHGGTTSWSHSVALEYFRVVAEFFGVEEKKGLKDDFAHRGSQGLRHSASAVLSRRRRSTLLRKERPIIGSRRRQISTPSDMFTFEEEQVDFTWNRSYTR, encoded by the exons ATGTGGGAATTTTTTCTCTGCCTCCTACCTTCTCTAGTACTGATCCTAGTAGCGGGTTTGCTTCGATGGAAGTGGACCCGCCGTTTTGCAGATAGTACTTTTCAGCAGATGGCTCACTGTATCTGGATTATAACATGTAGAGTCCTGAAACTGCCGCATTTTCCAGGGATAGGAAAATGCCAGGCGGAGGTCAGACTGATCTGTAAACCCACAGCGCTTGCCAGCCACCTGAAGAAACACTGCTATGCTTTGGCAAAGCCTCCACTGGCAAGATGGCCTCAAGCTGACCCTCATCTTCAGATTATCACCAATCTCATGTGGCCCACAAATGAAGGTGCAGAACTCCAAGGAGGAGTCCGCTTTAAAAGGGATAACCTTCTCTTAGAGGATGGGGGTATTGTGGCCTTGGACTGGGCGGTGAGTCTAATTGACCAACAAGTTCCGGTCAAAAGGAATCATCATCCTGGAGGAAGGGTTCTCGGCCTTCACTCTAGCAATCCGGCTATTGTTATTATAATTCCCAATGCCCTGGGCAGAGTGACGCCACACTTGATCAAATTGTGCCGCCAGGCTTTGCAACAGGGTTTCTATCCGGTGGTGTTCCATCGACGCGGTCAGGGTGGTTGCCCGCTGACCACTCCACACTACCAGGAGTTCGGAAATCCCACTGACCTTGTGCAAGCTGTAGCATACCTGCGGAGTCATCATCCATCCTCAACTTTGCTTGCAGTAAGTGAGGGCTCGGGATCAGGGTTGCTGCTGTCATATCTGGGGGAGTGCGGCTCTTCATCCTACCTGACGGCCGCTGTTTGCATCTCTCCCGTGTTTCATGGACAACTGTGGTTTGAGTATGAGCTCCCTTGGCTCTATCACTGGATAACCCTCATCTATCGCAAGCTTCAAATAAACAG GTACGCCACTGCTTTGAGCTCGGCGATGGATGCAGCAAAAATTCTACGTTGCGACTCTTTGCGAGACATGGAAGAGCTCATGTTCTGTGCTACTAAGCAGTCGGATCACAGAAGGTCTGACTCGGTGGATCGTGTTGGAAAAGACAGCTCAAGATTATCGACAAAGCCCGACTGGGTAAGTTACTGGGAGAGGAATGAACCTTTGCGGGACGCAGACGAAGTGGCAGTGCCAGTGCTCTGCTTGTGTAGCCGAGATGATCCTCTACTTCCACCTCTCTCCACCGTACCCGAGGCGCTTTTTCATAACAGCCCTTACTTTCTGCTGGCCATGACAGAACAGGGAGGCCACTGCGGATTTATTTGTGAGGATGGACATGGAGGCACTACTTCCTGGAGTCATTCTGTGGCGTTGGAATACTTTAGGGTAGTTGCCGAATTCTTCGGGGTAGAAGAGAAGAAAgggttgaaggatgactttgcACACCGTGGCAGCCAGGGCTTGAGGCATAGCGCCAGCGCTGTGCTGTCTCGAAGAAGGAGGTCAACCTTGCTCCGGAAGGAAAGGCCCATCATAGGTTCAAGAAGAAGGCAGATCTCAACTCCCTCCGACATGTTCACATTTGAAGAAGAGCAGGTGGATTTTACTTGGAATAGATCCTACACACGCTGA